From a region of the Hyalangium minutum genome:
- a CDS encoding RCC1 repeat-containing protein: MRTAKSARTLWLLLGALASGCGAELGTAAEQAPVSPLQAATASAALVQTASYDPALQAPKCTAGASGCDTGPSLVLGRGSVGPESHAPNTLGGSCADGPSGMFHSDESLDRLKVSTVDGTALAPGKAVTVEATVWAYSGYSSDYLDIYVAADASNPSWTFVTTLVPSGAGTQVLVANTTLPSTGGSMQAVRASFRYSGTAAPCTSGGYDDRDDLVFEVGTATPPPPPTSSRATVSSGDRLSLSIAADGTVWTWGSNQGDYTDGYSTLRGQRTQVWGLSSVVSLASGGGHQLALTQDGTVWGWGSNNDGQLGDGTTNYPGNPVQAVGLSSVAVLAGGSRHSLAVKSDGTLWIWGNNMYGQLGDGTTTSRSLPAQVQGLSGVVAADAGDYHTLAVTSPAGTVWSWGSNWNGELGDGTTTSRNTPGQVVGLSGVKAVVAGMGYSLALKTDGTVWAWGSNGSGQLGDGTTTSRNTPVQVVGLSGVVAVATGYNHSVALKSDGTVWTWGSNNLGQLGDGTTTQRNTPVQVVGLSGVVAVAAGGSHSVAKHSDGRIWAWGGNDDYELGDGKIVHTTTPVTVQGLTNVTAAAVGYWHMLALRSDGTLWSWGGGLSYAFPLGHPQTAQNLPAQVTGLSSVTAVAAGQMYSLALKADGTVWAWGYGGYGSLGIGPLNGTEYHYSPLQVPNLTGVTAIKAGYFHSLVLKSDGTMWAWGGNIYGQLGDGTTTQRYSPVLVPGMTNVAAMAAGYAHTLVLKSDGTVWAWGRNDYGQLGDGTTTRRTSPVQVPGMTGVVAVAAGDDHSLAVKSDGTLWVWGNNGSGQLGDGTYTSRSTPVRVTALSSVAGVSAGSSHTLAVKTDGTAWGWGSNSQSQAGAGTTIPGTTIKQLTGVSGVQKVIAGNLSSMTLSQTGTLSVWGNNWLGQLGNGGYLYRTTPALVVGFGP, translated from the coding sequence ATGCGGACAGCGAAGAGTGCGAGAACACTGTGGCTGCTGCTGGGAGCGCTGGCGAGCGGCTGTGGAGCAGAGCTCGGGACGGCAGCGGAGCAGGCGCCGGTCAGCCCCCTCCAGGCCGCCACGGCCTCGGCGGCCCTGGTGCAGACGGCGAGCTACGATCCGGCGCTCCAGGCGCCCAAGTGCACCGCGGGAGCTTCGGGCTGTGACACGGGGCCGTCGTTGGTACTGGGCCGCGGTTCAGTCGGCCCAGAGTCCCATGCCCCCAACACGCTGGGCGGCAGCTGTGCGGACGGCCCCTCGGGCATGTTCCACTCGGATGAGTCGCTGGATCGGCTGAAGGTCTCCACGGTGGACGGCACGGCCCTGGCGCCGGGCAAGGCGGTCACGGTGGAGGCCACCGTCTGGGCGTATTCCGGCTACAGCTCGGACTACCTGGACATCTACGTGGCGGCGGACGCGAGCAACCCGTCGTGGACCTTCGTCACCACGCTGGTGCCGTCTGGAGCGGGGACGCAGGTGCTGGTGGCCAACACCACCCTGCCCTCGACCGGCGGCAGCATGCAGGCGGTGCGCGCCTCGTTCCGGTACTCGGGGACGGCCGCCCCTTGCACCTCCGGGGGCTACGATGATCGCGACGACCTGGTCTTCGAGGTAGGGACCGCCACGCCTCCGCCGCCTCCCACCTCGAGCCGGGCCACCGTGAGCAGTGGTGATCGGCTGTCGCTGAGCATCGCGGCGGATGGCACGGTGTGGACGTGGGGCAGCAACCAGGGAGACTACACGGATGGGTACTCCACCCTCCGCGGCCAGCGGACGCAGGTGTGGGGGCTGAGCAGCGTGGTGTCGCTGGCCTCCGGGGGCGGGCACCAGCTGGCGCTGACGCAGGACGGCACGGTGTGGGGCTGGGGCAGCAACAACGATGGGCAGCTGGGCGACGGGACGACGAACTACCCCGGCAACCCGGTGCAGGCGGTAGGGCTGAGCTCGGTGGCTGTGCTGGCTGGGGGCTCGAGGCACTCGCTGGCGGTGAAGAGTGACGGGACGCTGTGGATCTGGGGCAACAACATGTACGGCCAGCTGGGGGATGGCACGACCACGTCCCGCTCCCTGCCCGCGCAGGTGCAGGGCTTGAGCGGCGTGGTGGCAGCGGACGCGGGCGACTACCACACGCTGGCGGTGACCTCGCCGGCGGGCACGGTGTGGAGCTGGGGCTCCAACTGGAATGGCGAGCTGGGCGATGGGACGACCACCAGCCGCAACACGCCGGGACAGGTGGTGGGGCTGAGCGGGGTGAAGGCGGTGGTGGCGGGGATGGGCTACTCGCTGGCGCTGAAGACGGACGGCACCGTGTGGGCCTGGGGCAGCAACGGCTCGGGCCAGCTGGGCGATGGGACGACCACCAGCCGCAACACACCGGTGCAGGTGGTGGGGCTGAGCGGGGTGGTGGCGGTGGCCACGGGGTACAACCACTCGGTGGCGCTGAAGTCGGACGGCACGGTGTGGACGTGGGGCAGCAACAACCTGGGCCAGCTGGGCGATGGGACGACCACCCAGCGCAACACGCCGGTGCAGGTGGTGGGGCTGAGCGGGGTGGTGGCGGTGGCAGCTGGAGGCTCCCACTCGGTGGCGAAGCACTCGGACGGGCGGATCTGGGCCTGGGGCGGCAACGATGATTACGAGCTGGGGGATGGGAAGATCGTGCACACCACCACCCCGGTGACGGTGCAGGGCCTGACGAACGTGACGGCGGCAGCGGTGGGCTACTGGCACATGCTGGCGCTGCGCTCGGATGGCACGCTCTGGTCGTGGGGCGGGGGCCTCTCCTACGCATTCCCGCTGGGGCATCCGCAAACGGCCCAGAACCTGCCGGCGCAGGTGACGGGGCTGAGCAGCGTGACGGCGGTGGCGGCGGGCCAGATGTACTCGCTGGCGTTGAAGGCGGACGGCACCGTGTGGGCCTGGGGCTATGGAGGCTATGGCTCGCTGGGCATCGGGCCCCTCAATGGCACCGAGTACCACTACTCGCCCCTCCAGGTACCGAACCTGACGGGGGTGACGGCGATCAAGGCAGGCTACTTCCACTCGCTGGTGCTGAAGAGCGACGGGACGATGTGGGCGTGGGGCGGCAACATCTACGGACAACTGGGGGACGGTACGACGACTCAGCGCTATTCGCCGGTGCTGGTGCCGGGGATGACGAACGTGGCGGCGATGGCGGCGGGCTATGCGCACACGTTGGTGCTGAAGTCGGACGGCACGGTGTGGGCGTGGGGACGCAATGACTACGGCCAGCTGGGAGATGGGACGACCACGCGCCGCACGTCGCCGGTGCAGGTGCCGGGGATGACGGGCGTGGTGGCGGTGGCAGCGGGAGACGACCACTCGCTGGCGGTCAAGAGCGACGGGACGCTCTGGGTGTGGGGGAACAACGGCTCGGGCCAGCTGGGGGACGGCACGTACACCTCGCGCAGCACGCCGGTGCGGGTGACGGCCCTGAGCAGCGTGGCGGGGGTGTCCGCGGGCTCGAGCCACACGCTGGCGGTGAAGACGGACGGCACGGCGTGGGGCTGGGGCAGCAACTCCCAGAGCCAGGCGGGCGCGGGGACGACCATCCCCGGCACGACGATCAAGCAGCTCACGGGGGTGAGTGGCGTGCAAAAGGTCATCGCGGGCAACCTGTCCTCGATGACGCTGAGCCAGAC
- a CDS encoding NAD(P)H-quinone oxidoreductase produces the protein MKVFRTTGAGGPEVLSLEDRPDLTPGPSELLVRVRATALNRADLLQVKGHYAAPPDVPPDVPGLEYAGEVLAVGPRCRRFKPGDRVMGLVGGGAWAEQLTVHEREALPMPEGMDFTDAAALPEVYLTAFDALVLQGGMRPGETALVHAVASGVGSAAAQLCRAMGVQVVGTGRNAKKLERAREWGVEHTVHVDGTPPRFAEAVKKATGGRGADVALDLVGGDYVPETLEALAPQGRAMLVGLVAGNKTQVNLGLILMKRLRITGTVLRSRPLEEKIALAQAAERHLLPLFRSGALKPVIDAVVPMTDLRDALTRMASNEAVGKVVLHWE, from the coding sequence ATGAAAGTCTTCCGCACCACAGGCGCAGGCGGTCCCGAGGTCCTCTCGCTGGAAGATCGTCCGGATCTGACACCGGGGCCCTCGGAATTGCTCGTCAGGGTTCGAGCCACGGCACTCAACCGGGCGGACCTGTTGCAGGTGAAGGGGCACTACGCGGCTCCGCCGGATGTGCCGCCGGACGTTCCGGGCCTGGAGTACGCGGGCGAGGTGCTCGCGGTGGGGCCTCGGTGCCGCCGCTTCAAGCCTGGGGATCGGGTGATGGGACTGGTGGGAGGCGGGGCCTGGGCGGAGCAGCTCACAGTCCACGAGCGTGAGGCGCTGCCCATGCCCGAAGGCATGGACTTCACGGACGCAGCAGCGCTACCGGAGGTGTACCTGACGGCGTTCGACGCGCTGGTGCTGCAAGGAGGCATGCGGCCGGGCGAGACAGCGCTGGTGCACGCGGTGGCGAGTGGCGTGGGCTCGGCAGCGGCGCAGCTGTGCCGGGCGATGGGTGTGCAGGTGGTGGGCACGGGGCGCAACGCGAAGAAGCTGGAGCGAGCCCGCGAGTGGGGCGTGGAGCACACGGTGCATGTGGACGGCACCCCACCCCGCTTCGCCGAGGCCGTGAAGAAGGCCACGGGAGGCCGAGGCGCGGACGTGGCGTTGGATCTCGTGGGCGGGGACTACGTCCCGGAGACGCTGGAGGCGCTGGCACCGCAGGGCCGGGCGATGCTCGTGGGGCTGGTGGCGGGCAACAAGACGCAGGTGAACCTGGGGCTGATCCTGATGAAGCGCCTGCGGATTACCGGCACGGTGCTGCGCAGCCGTCCGCTGGAGGAGAAGATCGCCCTGGCCCAAGCGGCGGAGCGTCACTTGCTCCCGCTGTTCCGCTCGGGAGCGCTGAAGCCCGTCATCGACGCCGTGGTGCCGATGACGGACCTCCGGGACGCGCTCACGCGCATGGCGAGCAACGAGGCTGTGGGCAAGGTAGTCCTGCACTGGGAGTGA
- a CDS encoding ATP-grasp domain-containing protein produces the protein MRVLLTGARGIPALGAVRQLKRAGHEVFVCDTFPTYPMRHSRDVARTFQIPSPRFEEEAFIQRLLSLIEEHGVDALVPTGEEVLYVARHWERLRERCLVVAGRFEQLAEWHDKWAFNQRLSARGLPAPKTWPLEGPSQLEALLREHGRLIVKPAFTRFGQKTRLLQAGASRRGLDFQQRLLAQQFIEGTELCTSSLVWEGALVAHVCYQPRYRFPGGPGFYYEPIAHAGSRDWVLRFLEGTGFTGSLGFDFIETASGALYALECNPRMTSGMLLFPEDGRLGRAMFGEGIAEPDLEKPVMLGMLMWTAALPRLRSWRELREWWQAFSAARDSLWRREDQKPFWYQLAAFPHMFQVARRHGLAMGEATTHYTEWNG, from the coding sequence GTGAGAGTCCTGCTGACCGGAGCCCGAGGAATCCCCGCGCTTGGGGCGGTGCGGCAGCTGAAGCGGGCGGGACACGAGGTGTTCGTCTGCGACACCTTCCCGACGTACCCGATGCGGCACTCGCGGGACGTGGCGAGGACGTTCCAGATTCCCTCGCCTCGCTTCGAGGAGGAGGCGTTCATCCAACGCTTGCTCTCGCTCATCGAGGAGCATGGGGTGGATGCGCTCGTGCCCACGGGGGAGGAGGTCCTCTATGTGGCGCGGCACTGGGAGCGGCTGAGGGAGCGCTGCCTCGTGGTGGCGGGCCGCTTCGAGCAGCTCGCGGAGTGGCATGACAAGTGGGCGTTCAACCAGCGGTTGTCCGCCCGAGGCCTGCCCGCGCCGAAGACGTGGCCCCTGGAGGGCCCTTCGCAGTTGGAGGCGCTCCTGCGGGAGCACGGCCGGCTCATCGTGAAGCCTGCGTTCACGCGCTTCGGACAGAAGACGCGGCTGCTGCAGGCGGGAGCTTCGCGGAGGGGGCTCGATTTCCAGCAGCGCCTGCTGGCCCAGCAGTTCATCGAGGGCACCGAGCTGTGCACCTCCAGCCTCGTCTGGGAGGGAGCGCTGGTGGCGCATGTTTGCTACCAGCCGCGGTATCGGTTCCCGGGAGGGCCCGGGTTCTATTACGAGCCCATCGCCCACGCGGGCAGCCGCGACTGGGTGCTGCGCTTCCTGGAGGGCACGGGCTTCACGGGGAGCCTCGGGTTTGACTTCATCGAGACGGCGAGCGGAGCGCTGTACGCGCTGGAGTGCAATCCCCGGATGACGAGCGGCATGCTCCTGTTCCCGGAGGATGGGAGGCTCGGGCGGGCGATGTTCGGCGAGGGAATCGCCGAGCCCGATCTGGAGAAGCCGGTGATGTTGGGCATGCTCATGTGGACGGCGGCGCTGCCTCGGCTGCGCTCGTGGCGGGAGCTGCGCGAGTGGTGGCAAGCGTTCAGCGCCGCACGCGACTCACTCTGGCGGAGGGAAGATCAGAAGCCGTTCTGGTATCAGCTGGCGGCGTTTCCCCACATGTTCCAGGTGGCGCGGCGGCACGGGCTGGCGATGGGCGAGGCGACGACGCACTACACGGAATGGAACGGCTGA
- a CDS encoding fatty acid desaturase family protein, translating to MSSAPRDFRSIPYRLNTFLTLSVFLALVGLLLLGARVESGWALGLCVGAYALLFQTQFALMHEASHLKLHPNPVWNRWLGVLCGLLFPMSASMLSITHWSHHLKNRSDQEMFDLYYPHHSRVGRTIAWYLMLVGFWYWVIPPFLLLLLVAPGVFRRMSEKLHIAEAIFRHPEISIGRIRAELLLCAVAITGASVLSGLSLGRLGLFYVAAGALWSGVNYLEHSYAPRDVIKGAFNLEAPWPYGWLNLHRELDYNHHAYPDVSWLHLPALSPPGEQRRSYILHYLRQWTTGPMPAQEPGPEPLKDIPRQYPS from the coding sequence ATGAGCAGCGCGCCGAGAGACTTCCGCAGCATCCCCTACCGCCTGAACACGTTCCTGACGCTGAGCGTGTTCTTGGCGCTGGTGGGGCTGCTGCTCCTCGGAGCGCGGGTGGAGAGCGGCTGGGCGCTGGGCCTGTGCGTGGGGGCCTACGCCCTGCTCTTCCAGACACAGTTCGCCCTGATGCACGAGGCCTCGCACCTCAAGCTGCACCCGAATCCGGTGTGGAACCGGTGGCTGGGGGTGCTGTGCGGGCTGCTGTTCCCGATGTCGGCGTCGATGCTCTCCATCACCCACTGGAGCCACCACCTGAAGAACCGCAGCGACCAGGAGATGTTCGACCTGTACTACCCGCACCACTCGCGGGTGGGGCGGACGATCGCCTGGTACCTGATGCTGGTGGGGTTCTGGTACTGGGTCATCCCTCCGTTCCTGTTGCTGCTGCTCGTGGCGCCGGGGGTGTTCCGCCGCATGTCCGAGAAGCTCCACATCGCGGAGGCCATCTTCCGCCATCCGGAGATCAGCATCGGGCGCATCCGCGCGGAGCTGCTGCTGTGCGCCGTGGCGATAACAGGGGCGAGCGTGCTGTCCGGGCTGTCACTGGGGCGGCTGGGGTTGTTCTACGTGGCAGCGGGAGCGCTCTGGTCTGGGGTGAACTACCTGGAGCACTCGTACGCGCCGAGGGACGTCATCAAGGGCGCGTTCAACCTGGAGGCGCCGTGGCCGTATGGCTGGCTCAACCTGCACCGCGAGCTGGACTACAACCACCACGCGTACCCGGACGTGTCGTGGCTCCACCTGCCCGCGCTGTCTCCGCCGGGTGAGCAGCGCCGCTCGTACATCCTTCACTACCTCCGTCAGTGGACCACGGGGCCGATGCCCGCGCAGGAGCCGGGCCCGGAGCCGCTGAAGGACATTCCGCGTCAGTACCCATCGTGA
- a CDS encoding acyltransferase: MPWLYFSLKPRHRKWAEEWQREVQARFMELETIQIAEGCFVAPEARLFAEPGRTLVIGPGSSIAADVFVHGPVTLGRQVSINARASLDGGAAGIHIGDGTRIATGATLYAFNHGMDPDRPLREQPVTSRGIRVGADVWIGANAGVTDGVTIGAHAVVGMGAIVTRDVPEWAIVAGVPARVVGDRRERR, from the coding sequence ATGCCGTGGCTGTACTTCTCGCTGAAGCCCCGGCACCGGAAATGGGCTGAGGAGTGGCAGCGCGAGGTGCAGGCGCGCTTCATGGAGCTGGAGACCATCCAGATCGCCGAGGGCTGCTTCGTGGCGCCCGAGGCCCGTCTGTTCGCGGAGCCCGGGCGGACGCTCGTCATCGGTCCAGGCTCGAGCATCGCGGCGGATGTGTTCGTCCACGGGCCGGTGACTCTGGGGCGACAGGTGAGCATCAACGCGCGGGCGAGCCTCGATGGAGGCGCTGCGGGCATCCACATTGGAGATGGGACGCGCATCGCGACGGGGGCCACGCTCTACGCCTTCAACCACGGGATGGATCCGGATCGGCCCCTGCGCGAGCAGCCGGTGACGTCGCGAGGCATCCGGGTGGGCGCGGACGTGTGGATCGGCGCGAACGCGGGCGTCACGGACGGGGTGACGATTGGCGCCCACGCGGTGGTGGGCATGGGGGCGATCGTCACGCGAGACGTGCCCGAGTGGGCCATCGTGGCGGGGGTTCCCGCAAGAGTGGTGGGAGATCGTCGCGAGCGTCGCTGA
- a CDS encoding serine/threonine protein kinase, with product MSSPPAVIPLTRPVTTPRRFGNYVLLRKLAEGGMAEIFLAKQLGAEGFERDVVIKCMLDHFTQSRDFVSMFLDEARLAARLHHPNIVQISDLGVADNRYYICMEYLAGEDLDAVITASHARGEGVPIAIAARIILSALEGLEFAHSYQEQGQPLGLVHRDISPSNIFVTFQGMVKVLDFGIAKASSRMTQTQPGLLKGKWGYMSPEQARGEQIDARSDLFSLGVTFYELLTVRRVFEKDNEIGVLLALMAQPIPPPSERRPDVPPALDRIVMKALERRPEDRYASAAEMRADLEEFLRVTPSVPGTSQLAHYMQNLFGASHVEQKTKVPSLTELAAILPSAEPEVRRPLQTDLVGLEKTLIRPSDPHGIPVVTAPVSAPALVSPPAPVSTAPARSTGLSAAVGAFAAVLLLALGGGAAWYLRSRPEAPAPGIVTTPPVAQPVVAQPAPTPPPPPVANPPEAAQAAVEPPKPLPEEPAEVAKSPSKGKAKKPTSKKVSVPGQLTTEDLNATMAPHLGKLKQCVDEHAEGIPLGTRVTIVSKVETSGSLSDIEITGTKPLTPSLVQCLKAKMSKVTFPADPLRPRVPIQVPFAIGR from the coding sequence ATGAGCTCCCCCCCCGCGGTGATCCCCCTGACACGGCCGGTCACCACGCCCCGCCGCTTCGGCAACTACGTGCTGCTGCGCAAGCTCGCCGAGGGCGGCATGGCGGAGATCTTCCTCGCCAAGCAACTGGGCGCCGAGGGCTTCGAGCGCGACGTGGTGATCAAGTGCATGCTGGATCACTTCACCCAGTCGCGGGACTTCGTCTCCATGTTCCTGGACGAGGCGCGGCTGGCGGCGCGGCTGCACCACCCGAACATCGTGCAGATCTCGGATCTGGGGGTGGCGGACAACCGTTACTACATCTGCATGGAGTACCTGGCGGGCGAGGACCTGGACGCGGTCATCACCGCGTCGCACGCCCGGGGTGAGGGCGTGCCCATCGCCATCGCCGCTCGCATCATCCTCTCCGCGCTGGAGGGTCTGGAGTTCGCCCACAGCTACCAGGAGCAGGGCCAGCCGCTGGGGCTGGTGCACCGAGACATCTCCCCCTCGAACATCTTCGTCACCTTCCAGGGAATGGTGAAGGTGCTGGACTTCGGCATCGCCAAGGCCTCGTCGCGGATGACGCAGACGCAGCCGGGGCTGCTCAAGGGCAAGTGGGGCTACATGTCCCCCGAGCAGGCCCGGGGTGAGCAGATCGATGCCCGCAGCGATCTGTTCTCGCTGGGCGTCACCTTCTACGAGCTGCTCACGGTGCGCCGCGTGTTCGAGAAGGACAACGAGATCGGCGTGCTGCTGGCGCTGATGGCGCAGCCCATTCCGCCACCGAGCGAGCGGCGTCCGGACGTGCCGCCAGCGCTGGATCGGATCGTGATGAAGGCGCTGGAGCGCCGCCCCGAGGATCGCTACGCGAGCGCTGCGGAGATGCGGGCGGACCTGGAAGAGTTCCTGCGGGTGACGCCTTCGGTGCCGGGTACATCGCAGCTCGCGCACTACATGCAGAACCTGTTCGGCGCGTCCCACGTCGAGCAGAAGACGAAGGTGCCCTCGCTCACGGAGCTGGCGGCGATCCTGCCGTCCGCCGAGCCAGAGGTCCGCCGCCCGCTGCAGACGGATCTAGTAGGGCTGGAAAAGACACTGATCCGGCCGTCGGATCCCCACGGCATCCCCGTGGTGACGGCGCCCGTCAGCGCGCCCGCCCTGGTGAGCCCACCTGCGCCGGTGAGCACGGCTCCTGCTCGGAGCACCGGGCTCTCTGCAGCCGTAGGAGCCTTCGCGGCGGTCTTGCTGCTGGCCCTCGGAGGAGGAGCGGCTTGGTACTTGAGGTCTCGGCCCGAGGCTCCAGCGCCGGGCATCGTGACGACCCCGCCAGTGGCGCAGCCTGTGGTCGCACAGCCAGCTCCCACGCCCCCCCCTCCACCGGTGGCCAATCCGCCCGAAGCCGCGCAGGCTGCGGTCGAGCCACCCAAGCCACTTCCCGAGGAGCCTGCGGAGGTTGCGAAGTCTCCGTCCAAGGGAAAGGCCAAGAAGCCCACTTCTAAGAAGGTGAGCGTCCCGGGCCAACTCACGACCGAGGACCTCAACGCGACCATGGCGCCTCACCTTGGCAAGCTCAAGCAGTGCGTGGATGAGCATGCCGAGGGAATTCCCCTGGGCACCCGGGTGACCATCGTGAGCAAGGTCGAGACCTCAGGCTCGCTCTCCGACATCGAGATCACCGGCACGAAGCCGCTCACGCCCAGCCTGGTTCAGTGCTTGAAGGCGAAGATGAGCAAGGTGACCTTCCCCGCGGATCCGTTGCGCCCGAGAGTCCCCATCCAGGTGCCGTTCGCGATCGGGCGCTGA
- a CDS encoding carboxypeptidase regulatory-like domain-containing protein yields MTRCLTIGVLLLLSSVALADPPAAEETGTVWITLRPQASLPLKSPRVQVGGKDARADASGAFRMDGLASGPVAVRASAEGYQQVERQVVLPAGGQASVFLPLERIPGPGVVKGRVLREEGRDGTKVPVPEVEVMIGERVVAKSDSTGLFVVPEAGPGPVALKLAGGGVRPKEELVVVPSHGETSVEVLMQKGEEIRAWMRGRVRSTLGRPVSATLRIPEAKLKARTKPSGDFELRLPAGRYRVTFEAPGYLSQAKTVDVGAGDQALFYVDLSPQEN; encoded by the coding sequence ATGACCCGGTGCCTGACGATAGGAGTGCTCCTGCTGCTGAGCAGCGTGGCGCTGGCCGATCCTCCCGCGGCCGAGGAGACAGGGACGGTGTGGATCACCCTGCGTCCGCAGGCCTCGCTCCCGCTGAAGAGCCCGCGCGTCCAGGTGGGCGGCAAGGACGCCAGGGCCGACGCCAGCGGTGCGTTCCGCATGGACGGACTGGCCTCCGGGCCCGTGGCCGTGCGCGCCTCGGCGGAGGGCTATCAGCAGGTGGAGCGCCAGGTGGTGCTGCCCGCCGGTGGACAGGCCAGTGTGTTCCTGCCGCTCGAGCGCATCCCCGGCCCTGGAGTGGTGAAGGGCCGCGTCCTGCGCGAGGAGGGCCGCGATGGCACGAAGGTCCCTGTCCCAGAGGTCGAGGTGATGATCGGCGAGCGCGTGGTGGCCAAGAGCGACTCGACGGGCCTCTTCGTGGTGCCGGAGGCCGGGCCGGGTCCCGTCGCGCTGAAGCTTGCGGGCGGAGGCGTGCGACCCAAAGAAGAGCTGGTGGTCGTCCCGTCGCATGGGGAGACGTCGGTCGAGGTCCTCATGCAGAAGGGCGAGGAGATCCGCGCGTGGATGCGTGGGCGCGTCCGCTCCACGCTGGGGCGTCCTGTCTCGGCCACCCTCCGCATCCCCGAGGCGAAGCTCAAGGCGCGCACCAAGCCCTCGGGGGACTTCGAGCTGCGCTTGCCGGCCGGACGCTACCGCGTCACCTTCGAGGCCCCTGGCTATCTCTCGCAGGCCAAGACCGTGGACGTGGGCGCTGGAGACCAGGCGCTGTTCTACGTGGACCTGTCACCGCAGGAGAATTGA
- a CDS encoding DNA gyrase inhibitor YacG, with protein MPSPQCPICQKPVAPRAENPSYPFCSRRCRAVDLGRWLGEEYRMPEQRGDEREDELPPDHPERGSDA; from the coding sequence ATGCCGTCCCCTCAATGTCCCATCTGCCAGAAGCCCGTGGCTCCGCGCGCGGAGAACCCTTCCTATCCGTTCTGCTCCCGGAGGTGCCGGGCGGTGGACCTGGGCCGCTGGCTGGGCGAGGAGTACCGCATGCCCGAGCAGCGGGGGGACGAGCGGGAGGATGAGCTGCCGCCCGACCACCCCGAGCGGGGGAGCGACGCGTGA
- a CDS encoding tyrosine-protein phosphatase, giving the protein MSGWVDLHCHLLPGVDDGARTFEDSLEMARALVDLGFSTVAPSPHARPEYAPAELVDQRRSELRAALAREGIPLTLGRNAENVLDEAFLRSLGTPAARMLGEGRYVLVELPYTTPVPALLDILFRIRTQGVTPVLAHPERCLEFERKGRAAEAVRCGALLQLDVGALTGRYGGTAKKLAREFLEQGLYGLGATDLHSPVGARDWLGRAFTELRARAGEQAFGRLMRDHPARLLAGEALESEGE; this is encoded by the coding sequence GTGAGCGGGTGGGTGGATCTGCACTGCCACCTGCTGCCGGGCGTGGATGACGGGGCGAGGACGTTCGAGGACAGCCTGGAGATGGCGCGGGCGCTGGTGGACCTGGGCTTCTCCACGGTGGCCCCGAGTCCCCACGCGCGGCCCGAGTACGCACCGGCCGAGCTCGTGGACCAGCGGCGCTCCGAGCTGCGCGCGGCCCTGGCGCGCGAGGGGATTCCGCTGACGCTCGGGCGCAACGCGGAGAACGTGCTGGACGAGGCCTTCCTTCGGAGCCTGGGCACTCCGGCGGCGCGCATGCTGGGAGAGGGCCGGTACGTGCTGGTGGAGCTGCCGTACACCACGCCCGTGCCAGCGCTGCTGGACATCCTCTTCCGCATCCGGACCCAGGGGGTGACGCCTGTGCTTGCCCACCCGGAGCGCTGCCTGGAGTTCGAGCGCAAGGGCCGCGCGGCGGAGGCGGTGCGGTGCGGCGCGCTGCTGCAGCTGGACGTGGGGGCGCTCACCGGGCGCTACGGGGGGACGGCGAAGAAGCTGGCGCGCGAGTTCCTGGAGCAGGGGCTGTACGGGCTGGGCGCCACGGACCTGCACTCGCCCGTGGGGGCGAGGGATTGGCTGGGCCGGGCGTTCACGGAGCTGCGCGCGAGGGCAGGGGAGCAGGCCTTCGGCCGCCTCATGAGGGACCACCCTGCACGTCTGCTGGCCGGTGAAGCCCTGGAGTCCGAGGGGGAGTGA